From Pseudokineococcus lusitanus, a single genomic window includes:
- a CDS encoding PfkB family carbohydrate kinase, protein MTDAPQHPRPADPLVPTDPASAAAAAPWLDGHVDELVAALGRLRPSAAVLHRWGAELAGVLAGGGRLLAAGNGGSAAEAQHLTAELVGRFVDERRPLSAIALHADTSSVTAIGNDYGEREVFARQVQAHGRPGDVVVLLSTSGRSPNVLEAAARARAGGMRVWALTGPLPNPLAELADEVVGVDAPSTSGVQEGHLVLVHALCAGVDTALAAADAGGPVPADAPDAPDAPDAAATGTTPDGPVVVEPSDDAPSVRRGGRRRRVVVVGDVVLDRDLEGVVERVAPDAPVPVVDLRRTTESPGGAGLTALLVASGRAGGASPTADDVEVVLVAPVGDDEDGGRLRAALVEGTGDGEGLRLVALPHTGLTRTKTRVRAAGQSLVRVDSGGPGTPSAPDLDELRAVLASADVVLVSDYGAGTTHDPGVRALLGAAAASVPVVWDPHPRGGEPVHGCALVTPNLSEAARVLGGAPRPDDGAGALARRWAARGVVVTVGERGAFLGLPGTEPLYVPAPVVAGGDPCGAGDRFAATAALALARGAVLPEAVVEAVEDASAWVAGGGAAGWRSRRAAGARPAPSAPVTAPTATGGGDPAEPARAADVAGLLARVRAAGGTVVATGGCFDVLHAGHVACLQAARRLGDALVVLVNSDASVRRLKGEGRPVQAQADRVRVLQALEAVDAVAVFDEDDPREALRVLQPDVWAKGGDYGAAGAVMPEAPLVQGWGGRVVLLPYLDGRSTTEILRRGAPATVPAEQENP, encoded by the coding sequence GTGACCGACGCCCCGCAGCACCCGCGCCCCGCCGACCCGCTCGTGCCGACGGACCCGGCCTCCGCCGCGGCCGCCGCGCCCTGGCTCGACGGCCACGTCGACGAGCTCGTCGCCGCCCTCGGCCGCCTGCGGCCGAGCGCGGCCGTCCTCCACCGCTGGGGCGCCGAGCTCGCCGGCGTCCTCGCCGGCGGGGGCCGCCTGCTCGCGGCCGGCAACGGCGGCAGCGCCGCCGAGGCGCAGCACCTCACCGCCGAGCTCGTCGGCCGCTTCGTCGACGAGCGGCGCCCGCTGTCGGCCATCGCGCTGCACGCGGACACCTCGAGCGTCACCGCCATCGGCAACGACTACGGCGAGCGGGAGGTCTTCGCCCGCCAGGTGCAGGCGCACGGCCGGCCCGGCGACGTCGTCGTCCTCCTGTCCACCTCGGGCCGCAGCCCCAACGTCCTCGAGGCGGCCGCCCGCGCCCGCGCCGGCGGGATGCGCGTGTGGGCCCTCACCGGCCCGCTGCCCAACCCGCTGGCCGAGCTGGCGGACGAGGTCGTCGGCGTCGACGCGCCGTCGACCTCGGGCGTCCAGGAGGGGCACCTCGTGCTCGTCCACGCCCTCTGCGCGGGCGTCGACACCGCGCTGGCCGCCGCGGACGCCGGCGGGCCCGTCCCCGCGGACGCCCCGGACGCCCCGGACGCCCCGGACGCGGCCGCCACGGGCACGACGCCCGACGGGCCCGTGGTCGTCGAGCCGTCCGACGACGCCCCGTCGGTCCGTCGCGGCGGCCGCCGCCGGCGGGTCGTCGTCGTCGGCGACGTGGTGCTGGACCGCGACCTCGAGGGGGTCGTGGAGCGGGTGGCGCCGGACGCGCCCGTGCCCGTCGTCGACCTCCGCCGCACGACCGAGAGCCCCGGCGGCGCCGGCCTCACCGCGCTGCTCGTGGCCTCGGGCCGGGCGGGCGGGGCGAGCCCCACGGCCGACGACGTCGAGGTCGTCCTCGTCGCCCCGGTCGGCGACGACGAGGACGGCGGCCGGCTGCGGGCCGCCCTCGTCGAGGGCACGGGCGACGGCGAGGGCCTCCGCCTGGTCGCCCTCCCCCACACCGGTCTGACCCGGACGAAGACCCGCGTCCGCGCGGCGGGGCAGTCCCTCGTCCGCGTGGACTCGGGCGGGCCGGGCACGCCCTCGGCGCCGGACCTCGACGAGCTGCGCGCGGTCCTGGCGTCCGCCGACGTCGTCCTCGTGTCCGACTACGGTGCGGGCACGACCCACGACCCCGGCGTCCGCGCGCTGCTCGGCGCGGCCGCCGCGTCCGTCCCCGTGGTGTGGGACCCGCACCCGCGCGGCGGCGAGCCCGTCCACGGCTGCGCCCTCGTCACGCCCAACCTCTCCGAGGCGGCCCGCGTCCTCGGCGGCGCCCCCCGGCCCGACGACGGCGCCGGCGCGCTCGCGCGCCGCTGGGCCGCGCGCGGCGTCGTCGTGACCGTCGGCGAGCGGGGCGCCTTCCTCGGCCTGCCGGGGACCGAGCCGCTCTACGTGCCCGCGCCCGTCGTCGCCGGCGGCGACCCGTGCGGCGCCGGCGACCGCTTCGCCGCCACGGCGGCGCTGGCCCTCGCCCGCGGCGCCGTCCTGCCCGAGGCCGTCGTCGAGGCCGTCGAGGACGCCTCCGCCTGGGTCGCGGGCGGCGGGGCCGCCGGCTGGCGGTCGCGCCGCGCCGCGGGCGCCCGTCCGGCACCGTCCGCCCCCGTCACCGCCCCGACGGCGACCGGCGGCGGCGACCCCGCCGAGCCGGCGCGCGCCGCCGACGTGGCCGGGCTCCTGGCCCGGGTGCGCGCCGCCGGCGGCACCGTCGTGGCCACGGGGGGCTGCTTCGACGTCCTCCATGCCGGGCACGTGGCGTGCCTCCAGGCGGCCCGCCGCCTCGGTGACGCCCTCGTCGTCCTCGTGAACTCCGACGCCTCCGTGCGCCGGCTCAAGGGCGAGGGCCGTCCGGTCCAGGCCCAGGCCGACCGGGTCCGGGTCCTGCAGGCGCTCGAGGCCGTCGACGCCGTCGCCGTCTTCGACGAGGACGACCCGCGCGAGGCGCTGCGCGTCCTGCAGCCCGACGTCTGGGCCAAGGGCGGCGACTACGGCGCGGCCGGCGCCGTCATGCCGGAGGCCCCCCTCGTCCAGGGGTGGGGCGGGCGGGTCGTCCTGCTGCCCTACCTCGACGGCCGTTCGACCACCGAGATCCTCCGTCGCGGGGCCCCCGCGACGGTCCCCGCCGAGCAGGAGAACCCGTGA
- a CDS encoding SDR family oxidoreductase has product MAGQREIGTVYVTGGSSGLGAAVVEVVRALGGTAAVIDRAAPAADVPHALADVSDAAAVERAVAELVEQVGPPTAVVTAAGTDAVGRLEDVPADRWAQVVGVNLIGTAAAVRACLPHLKAARGVVVTVSSSLGLRAASDASAYCASKFGVVGFTRALQLELAGEVGVTMLVPAGMRTHFFDGRTEQYRPGPDADLMDPRVVAHSVVHALRQPVGTEVREMVVTVSTEPSWP; this is encoded by the coding sequence ATGGCCGGCCAGCGGGAGATCGGCACCGTCTACGTGACCGGCGGCTCGTCGGGCCTCGGCGCGGCCGTGGTCGAGGTCGTCCGCGCCCTCGGCGGCACCGCCGCGGTCATCGACCGCGCCGCCCCGGCGGCCGACGTCCCCCACGCCCTCGCGGACGTCTCGGACGCCGCCGCCGTGGAGCGCGCCGTCGCCGAGCTCGTCGAGCAGGTCGGCCCGCCCACCGCCGTCGTCACGGCCGCGGGCACGGACGCCGTCGGGCGCCTCGAGGACGTCCCGGCCGACCGGTGGGCGCAGGTCGTGGGCGTCAACCTCATCGGCACCGCGGCCGCCGTCCGCGCCTGCCTGCCGCACCTCAAGGCCGCGCGCGGCGTCGTCGTCACGGTGTCCAGCTCGCTGGGCCTGCGGGCCGCCAGCGATGCGAGCGCCTACTGCGCCAGCAAGTTCGGCGTCGTCGGGTTCACCCGCGCGCTGCAGCTGGAGCTCGCGGGCGAGGTGGGCGTGACGATGCTCGTCCCCGCCGGCATGCGCACCCACTTCTTCGACGGCCGCACCGAGCAGTACCGGCCGGGACCGGACGCCGACCTCATGGACCCGCGCGTCGTCGCCCACTCGGTCGTGCACGCGCTGCGGCAGCCCGTCGGCACCGAGGTGCGCGAGATGGTCGTCACCGTCTCGACCGAGCCCTCCTGGCCGTAG
- a CDS encoding glycosyltransferase family 9 protein yields the protein MRTVPPSPEDDPGTRAGVVLALRALGLGDALTGVPALRGLRRAFPGAHLVLAGPSGPGGLLRRRGVVDDVLPVDGVAAIAEDAVVAAAHEHPAVLPPGWPVVAAVNLHGRGPQSALALRGLLDERGADGARLLGHACPAAGLDGPAWSDDVAEVERWASLVRATTGAPCGPEDLRLDAAAWPTPLAPERTAPGPAEAARPGRTVVLHPGAASGSRRWPASCWTALAAALVAGGRDVVLTGSAAEADVTAEVAVRARAVVARSGPTSCVVVDTAGRCDLEQLAGLLAGARALVCGDTGVAHLATALATPSVLLFGPTSPAAWGPAVDHHLHPVLWPAPSAAYRGDPHGAAVDPVLARTTVDDVLGALAALPARRAA from the coding sequence GTGCGGACGGTCCCCCCGTCGCCCGAGGACGACCCCGGCACCCGTGCCGGGGTCGTCCTCGCGCTGCGCGCGCTCGGGCTGGGTGACGCCCTCACCGGGGTCCCGGCGCTGCGCGGCCTCCGGCGGGCCTTCCCCGGCGCGCACCTCGTCCTCGCCGGGCCCTCGGGACCCGGGGGGCTGCTGCGGCGCCGGGGGGTCGTCGACGACGTCCTGCCGGTCGACGGGGTGGCGGCGATCGCCGAGGACGCCGTCGTCGCCGCGGCGCACGAGCACCCTGCCGTGCTGCCGCCGGGCTGGCCGGTGGTCGCCGCGGTCAACCTCCACGGCCGCGGCCCGCAGAGCGCCCTCGCGCTGCGCGGGCTGCTCGACGAGCGCGGCGCCGACGGGGCCAGGCTCCTCGGGCACGCCTGCCCCGCCGCCGGTCTCGACGGCCCGGCCTGGTCGGACGACGTCGCCGAGGTCGAGCGGTGGGCCTCGCTCGTGCGGGCGACGACGGGCGCGCCCTGCGGGCCGGAGGACCTGCGGCTCGACGCCGCGGCGTGGCCGACGCCCCTGGCGCCCGAGCGGACGGCGCCGGGACCGGCGGAGGCGGCCCGCCCCGGACGCACCGTCGTCCTGCACCCGGGGGCCGCGTCGGGCTCCCGCCGCTGGCCGGCGTCGTGCTGGACGGCGCTCGCGGCGGCGCTCGTGGCGGGCGGGCGCGACGTCGTCCTCACCGGCTCGGCGGCCGAGGCGGACGTCACGGCCGAGGTGGCGGTGCGCGCCCGCGCCGTCGTGGCGCGCTCGGGCCCGACGTCGTGCGTGGTCGTCGACACCGCGGGCCGCTGCGACCTCGAGCAGCTGGCCGGGCTCCTCGCCGGCGCCCGCGCCCTCGTGTGCGGCGACACCGGGGTGGCCCACCTCGCCACGGCGCTCGCGACGCCGTCGGTCCTGCTCTTCGGGCCGACGAGCCCGGCGGCGTGGGGCCCCGCCGTCGACCACCACCTCCACCCGGTGCTGTGGCCCGCGCCCTCGGCGGCGTACCGCGGCGACCCGCACGGTGCCGCGGTCGACCCGGTGCTGGCCCGGACCACCGTCGACGACGTCCTCGGCGCCCTCGCCGCCCTGCCGGCCCGCCGCGCGGCCTGA
- a CDS encoding DNA-3-methyladenine glycosylase family protein yields the protein MDDAVLPPPLATTTLPARTPLHVGQLFGHLAATAVPGVERWVPAPGGGALVRTLALPGGPAVVAAHAPAGDDAPGGVRLDLLGGDPADLDAAARVVRWWLDLDADPGAVDAVLAADGALAPLVAAVPGRRVPRACGAAESAVRTVLGQQVSTAAARTHTARLVARHGEPLPVPVAGATHLFPTPERLAALTAEELALPHARRRTLLGVVAALREGLLDVPVGRLDPGARAEHLAALLALPGVGPWTASTVALRALGDDDAFLPSDLGAVAGARALGLADDARALERRSAVWSPVRGYALQHLWGAVPHAINALPA from the coding sequence GTGGACGACGCCGTCCTGCCGCCCCCGCTCGCCACGACGACGCTGCCGGCGCGGACGCCGCTGCACGTCGGGCAGCTGTTCGGCCACCTCGCCGCCACGGCGGTGCCGGGCGTGGAGAGGTGGGTGCCCGCGCCGGGCGGCGGCGCCCTCGTCCGCACGCTGGCGCTGCCGGGCGGCCCGGCCGTCGTCGCCGCGCACGCCCCGGCGGGCGACGACGCCCCCGGCGGCGTCCGCCTCGACCTCCTCGGGGGCGACCCGGCGGACCTCGACGCCGCGGCCCGGGTGGTCCGGTGGTGGCTGGACCTCGACGCCGACCCGGGCGCCGTCGACGCCGTCCTCGCCGCGGACGGCGCCCTGGCGCCCCTCGTCGCCGCGGTCCCCGGCCGGCGGGTGCCGCGGGCCTGCGGGGCGGCGGAGTCCGCCGTGCGGACGGTCCTCGGCCAGCAGGTGAGCACCGCCGCCGCCCGCACGCACACCGCCCGCCTCGTGGCCCGCCACGGCGAGCCCCTGCCCGTCCCGGTCGCCGGGGCGACGCACCTCTTCCCCACCCCGGAGCGCCTCGCGGCCCTCACGGCCGAGGAGCTCGCGCTCCCCCACGCCCGACGCCGCACCCTCCTCGGCGTCGTGGCCGCGCTGCGCGAGGGCCTCCTCGACGTCCCCGTCGGCCGCCTCGACCCCGGCGCCCGGGCCGAGCACCTCGCCGCCCTCCTCGCGCTGCCCGGCGTCGGCCCCTGGACGGCGTCGACCGTGGCCCTGCGCGCCCTCGGCGACGACGACGCCTTCCTGCCCTCCGACCTCGGCGCCGTCGCCGGCGCCCGCGCGCTCGGCCTCGCCGACGACGCCCGCGCCCTCGAGCGCCGCTCCGCGGTCTGGTCCCCCGTCCGCGGCTACGCCCTCCAGCACCTCTGGGGCGCGGTCCCCCACGCCATCAACGCCCTCCCCGCCTGA